A window from Purpureocillium takamizusanense chromosome 3, complete sequence encodes these proteins:
- a CDS encoding uncharacterized protein (EggNog:ENOG503NW9N~COG:Q): MATLAKTIVATGVSSGLGFEAVKQLLEQAQPYRIVLGARDTAATAAAFDRLVFDRAANPLTVLPLDLADLRAVRAFAGRALESVDAIDCLLLNAGVSKGAEGPGPHGSRWCEAAVVNHFSQHYLVHLLREKLVASRARIVVVSSGAVRNVPDPSKLEQDLAAGSGAHFRAIYSESKFAQLLGAHWWRRQLEGRCRVVAVSPGLIPGTGLGRSTGLKPSMDMPDAKTVPEGAASILAALTRDDFPEDPERIFLTSWGEWWSKDVYGNSLDRALQDKWCPSREELEKEAGISS; the protein is encoded by the exons atggccaccCTCGCAAAGACAATCGTCGCCACCGGCGTCTCCTCTGGACTG GgcttcgaggccgtcaagcagctcctcgagcaggcccaGCCGTaccgcatcgtcctcggcgcgcgcgacaccgccgccaccgccgccgcctttgacCGCCTCGTCTttgaccgcgccgccaaccccCTCACCGTGCTgcccctcgacctcgccgacctgcgcgccgtccgcgcctttgccggccgcgcgctcgagagcgtcgacgccatcgactGCCTCTTGCTCAACGCGGGCGTGagcaagggcgccgaggggccCGGCCCGCACGGCTCGCGCTGgtgcgaggccgccgtcgtcaaccactttt CCCAACACTACCTCGTGCACCTCCTGCGGGAGAAGCTcgtggcgtcgcgcgcgcgcatcgtcgtcgtctcctcggGCGCCGTCCGCAACGTCCCCGATCCAA GCAAGCTGGAGcaggacctcgccgccgggtcgGGCGCGCACTTCCGCGCCATCTACTCGGAGAGCAAGtttgcgcagctgctcggcgcgcactggtggcgccgccagctcgagggccggtgccgcgtcgtcgccgtctcgcccggcCTCATCCCCGGCACGGGCCTCGGGCGCTCCACCGGCCTCAAGCCGTCCATGGACATGCCCGACGCCAAGACGGTCCCCGAAG GCGCGGCGAGCATCCTGGCGGCGCTCACGCGAGACGACTTCCCCGAGGACCCGGAGCGCATCTTCCTGACGAGCTGGGGCGAGTGGTGGAGCAAGGACGTGTACGGCAACAGCCT
- a CDS encoding uncharacterized protein (COG:H~EggNog:ENOG503PTFJ) yields MSDQLRVSDADAARLLASLPVSQPARARRSTEGSEHIVWFVNDDMVLRVPVVHDGDDDDDDDGLEALRREKALLDVLRAEAEAAHAPPQVRDAIPEILALGTSITTTATHQGSGGQRRWAYALCRRAAGVSVEEAPPGAVTAETERGLAALLAVLGRRPVRDAAERLGYPPADERRDRELTGTAAQAWRRLRDRNQLGALAGVDFEGYLAAADADMEPPAGMSLSGDTEGVEEEEEEEEVLSHADLKGEHIFIDAATGRLGGVIDWSDARAAAHPGTDVGGLAISLGAAAAARVGAGAGRNPAAVRRGLRVARCEAVERLDAVLNAGDDSPEGLVRRQLARALEGVGPLELDAAGVGRLGGGV; encoded by the coding sequence ATGTCCGACCAGCTGCGCGTctccgacgccgacgcggcgcggctgctcgcATCGCTCCCCGTGTCGcagcccgcgcgcgcgcgccgcagcaccgagggcagcgagcaCATCGTCTGGttcgtcaacgacgacatggtTCTGCGCGTCCCGGTGGtacacgacggcgacgacgacgacgacgacgacggactgGAGGCGCTGCGTCGGGAAaaggcgctgctcgacgtgctgcgcgccgaggccgaagcAGCGCACGCGCCCCCCCAAGTGCGGGACGCCATCCCGGAGATTCTTGCCCTCGGCACCTCcatcacgacgacggcgacgcatcagggcagcggcgggcagaGGCGGTGGGCGTACGCGCTGTgtcgcagggcggcgggcgtgtcggtggaggaggcgccgccgggcgcggtcacggcggagacggagcgcgggctcgcggcgctgctggccgtgctggggcgccggccggtgcgggacgcggcggagcggctcGGGTACCCGCCCGCggacgagcggcgcgacCGCGAGCTCACGGGCACCGCGGCGCAGGCGTGGCGCAGGCTGCGGGACAGGAaccagctcggcgcgctcgccggcgtcgacttTGAGGGGTacctcgcggcggcggatgcggaCATGGAACCGCCCGCGGGAATGTCATTGTCGGGGGATACGGAgggagtggaggaggaggaggaggaggaggaggtgctgtCGCACGCAGACCTCAAGGGCGAGCACatcttcatcgacgccgccacgggccggctcggcggcgtcatcgactggagcgacgcgcgcgcggcggcgcacccgGGGaccgacgtcggcgggctggccatCTCcctcggggcggcggcggcggcgcgggtcggcgccggggcggggcgcAACCCGGCGGCCGTGCGGAGGGGGCTGCGGGTCGCGCGGTGCGAGGCCGTGGAGCGGCTGGACGCGGTGCTCAACGCGGGGGACGACTCGCCCGAGgggctggtgcggcggcagctggcccgGGCGCTGGAGGGGGTGGGCCCGCTGGAGCTAGATGCCGCGGGGGTGGGCCGGCTCGGAGGTGGTGTCTGA
- a CDS encoding uncharacterized protein (COG:S~MEROPS:MER0000440~EggNog:ENOG503P0P1) encodes MDEKHQPPRRPARPPWPARLAARRLVQAGAVALAVCWLAFHLVSGVVPQCLAKRHDGGGDGGLLLSYPGERIKWRPCGTVRGRGLECSAIDVPMDQFNSSNNEGGKSFHIPLVRLRGRNNATRNLVMNPGGPGGSGFALMYGDGPELSALVDERFHILSFDPRGVNSSRPLASCYPDQATREAMANPNDGDDAARESPRRYAWTTNYVRACADAMGEHGRYVNTPQTAADMNSILDAVGQRDMVYWGLSYGSLLGQTYAQLFPERCARVIVDGVADLFEWYEAPLLLADFTDSQRVLDGFFDECVKAGARCALSPLAGGSGGGSGSGSGSGSGSGSGSNPHSGFESGPAPAAVALRAKVMAFLERLRTDPLPVYVNASTYGVLDHKAMWLSGVWRHMYAPSGWAQLADRLAAMMTSPTTPADNATEAFLAYGRGEPPAFRPVGEATDLVELNDGRVGPAHFGAVRGREALNAVLLPFYATHAFAVSHNRINHARQQWPLPRTHAFRPQRRTRIRTAHPLLVLSTTYDPVCPLRSARVARDAFDGARLVEVRAYGHCSLAMPSRCAVNHVRAYLFDGTLPAEDVRCDPDGRYFERPEEVVAGGVHARRGGGGGGGEADVRAAQLALARSSTWARWRW; translated from the coding sequence ATGGACGAGAAGCATCAGCccccgcgacggcccgctCGGCCCCCATGGCCCGCTCgactggcggcgaggaggctcgtccaggccggcgccgtcgccctcgccgtctgcTGGCTCGCGTTCCACCTCGTCTCGGGCGTCGTGCCGCAATGCCTCGCGAAgcggcacgacggcggcggcgacggcggcctgctgctctcgTACCCGGGCGAGCGCATCAAGTGGCGGCCGTGCGGGACggtgcgcgggcgcggcctcGAGTGCAGCGCCATCGACGTGCCCATGGACCAGttcaacagcagcaacaacgagggcggcaagagcTTCCACATCCCGCTGgtgcggctgcgcgggcgcAACAACGCGACGCGCAACCTCGTCATGAACCCGGGGGGGCCCGGCGGGTCCGGGTTCGCGCTCATGTACGGGGACGGGCCGGAGCTCagcgcgctcgtcgacgagcgcttCCACATCCTGTCGTTTGACCCGCGGGGGGTCAACTCGTCGCGCCCGCTCGCCAGCTGCTACCCGGACCAGGCGAcgcgcgaggccatggccaaccccaacgacggcgacgacgcggcgcgcgagagcCCCCGGCGCTACGCCTGGACGACAAACtacgtgcgcgcgtgcgccgacgccatgggcGAGCACGGCCGCTACGTCAACACGCCGCagacggccgccgacatgaaCTCgatcctcgacgccgtgggccAGCGCGACATGGTCTACTGGGGGCTGAGCTACGGCAGCCTGCTGGGGCAGACGTACGCGCAGCTGTTCCCCGagcggtgcgcgcgcgtcatcgtcgacggcgtggccgaTTTGTTTGAGTGGTacgaggcgccgctgctgctggccgacttTACCGACTCGCagcgcgtgctcgacggctTCTTTGACGAGTGCGTCAAGGCGGGCGCCCGGTGcgcgctgtcgccgctggccggcggtagcggcgggggctccgggtccgggtccgggtccgggtccgggtccgggtccgggtccaACCCCCACTCCGGGTTCGAATCCGGGCCTGCCCCCGCAGCCGTCGCGCTCCGGGCCAAGGTCATGGCcttcctcgagcgcctcagGACCgaccccctccccgtctACGTCAACGCCTCCACGTACGGCGTGCTCGACCACAAGGCCATGTGGCTGTCGGGCGTGTGGCGGCACATGTACGCGCCGAGCGGGTGGGCGCAGCTGGCGGACCGGctcgcggccatgatgacgtcgccgacgacgccggccgacAACGCGACCGAGGCGTTCCTCGCCTacgggcgcggcgagccgccggcgttcCGGCCCGTGGGCGAGGCCACCGACCTGGTCGAGCTCAacgacgggcgcgtcgggccCGCGCACTTTGGCGCCgtgcgcgggcgcgaggccctcaaCGCCGTACTGCTGCCCTTTTACGCGACGCACGCCTTTGCCGTCTCGCACAACCGCATCAACCACGCGCGCCAGCagtggccgctgccgcgcacgcacgccttCCGCCCGCAACGCCGCACCCGCATCCGCACCGCCCACCCGCTGCTCGTGCTGTCCACCACGTACGACCCCGTCTGCCCGCTGCGCTCCGCCCGggtcgcgcgcgacgcctttgacggcgcccgcctcgtcgaggtccgcGCCTACGGCCACTGCTCGCTGGCCatgccgtcgcgctgcgccgTGAACCACGTGCGCGCGTACCTCTTCGACGgcacgctgcccgccgaggacgtgcgCTGCGACCCCGACGGACGGTACTTTGAGCGGcccgaggaggtggtggccgggGGGGTTCATgcgaggagaggcggcggcggcggcggcggggaggcggaTGTGCGAgcggcgcagctggcgctcgcgaggagctcgacgtgggctcgctggcggtggtga